The following is a genomic window from Serratia ficaria.
GCGGCCGGCGTACTGCGCCACCGAGCGGAACAGCACGTCCACCGACGGGCGGTGACGGTTAACCGCCGGGCCGTCGTGCAGCTTCACCTGGTAGTTGGCGCCGCTGCGCGTCAGCTCCAGATGGCGATCGCCCGGGGCGATATAGGCGTGGCCCGGCAGCACGCGTTCGCCGTCTTCCGCCTCTTTCACCGTGATTTGGCACAGCTTGTTCAGGCGTTCGGCGAACGAACGGGTAAAGCCCGGCGGCATATGCTGGGTGATCAGCAAGGCCGGGCTGGTGGCCGGCAGCGGCTGCAGCACCTGGCGGATCGCCTCGGTGCCGCCGGTGGACGCGCCGATGGCGATCAGCTTCTCGCTGCTCAGCAAAGGCGCATGGCTGAGGATCGCCGGCGCCGGGCTGGTGGAACGCTGCGGCAGCCGCGCCTTGGCGGCGGTGCGGATCCTCTCGGCGATCAGCTCGCTGTAGGCCAGCATGCCTTCGCGAATGCCGAGCTGCGGCTTGGTGACAAAATCCACCGCCCCCAGCTCCAGCGCGCGCAGGGTGATCTCCGAGCCCTTGCCGGTCAGCGACGACACCATCACCACCGGCATCGGCCGCAGCCGCATCAGCTTTTCGAGAAAATCGAGGCCGTCCATGCGCGGCATCTCGACGTCCAGCGTCAGCACCTGCGGGTTAAATTTCTTGATCAGATCGCGCGCCACCAGCGGGTCCGGCGCGGTCGCCACCATCTCCATGTCGGCATGGCCGTTGACGATCTCGGTCATCAGTTGGCGCATCAGGGCCGAATCGTCTACGCACAACACTCTGATTTTATTCATTACCTCTCCTTGGTCAGCCCATACACGGTCTGCCCACGCAAGTAGAAATCCCGGCTGATCTGGCTGAAATTCTCCGAGTGACCGGCAAACATCAGCCCCCCCGGCTTAAGCAAGGGAACGAAGCGGCGCAGGATGCGCTCCTGCGTCGCCTTATCGAAATAGATCATGACGTTGCGGCAGAAAATAGCGTCGAACTGCCCCGGCAGCGCCCATTCCGGCGCCAGCAGGTTCAGCGGCTGGAAGTTCACCCGCGCCGCCAGATCCGGCCGCACCCGCACCAGCCCCTGATGCGGCCCGGTGCCGCGCAGGAAATAGCGCTGCATCTGCGCCGGCGTCAGGGTGCGCAGATCTTCCTGGCGATAGACGCCCGCCTCGGCCTTCTCCAGCACCTGGGTATCGATGTCGCTGGCCCACACCTGGCAGCCGGTGGCGCGCTGCCCCAGCGCCTCGCTGAGGGTGATGGCGATCGAGTAAGGTTCTTCGCCGGTCGACGCCGCGGTGCTCCAGACGCTGTAGCCGTTGGGCCGCGAGCGCGCATGCTCCGCCAGGATCGGGAAGTGATGCGCCTCGCGGAAAAACGCCGTCAGGTTGGTGGTCAGCGCATTGATGAACGCCTGCCATTCGGCGCTGTGCGGGTCGCTTTCCAGCAGCGCCAGATAATCGCCGAAGTCACTCAGGCCCAGCAGCCGCAGGCGGCGCACCAGGCGGTTGTAAACCATCTCGCGTTTGTGCTCCGCCAACACGATGCCGGCGCGCTGATAGATCAGCTGGCTGATGCGACGAAAATGCACGTCCGACAGCGGCAGGCGCTGCACCATTTGCGTCGGCAACGACGCCGGGTCTCGATTCTGGGTTGAGGGCGCCTGCTTCATGCCTGCTCGCTCAGGTAAAACGGGTTGCTTATGCGCTTTGACAATCTGGGGCTTCCTTTACCGCGGGTGAAACTGCGTCATGACTGTTACCTGGCGCGGCGACGTTATCGTCCGCCAGACGGAATACCGACACCGCGTCCGCCAGGGTGATGGCCTGATCCTCAAGGGCGGCGGCGGCCGAAGCGGCCTCTTCCACCAACGCGGCGTTCTGCTGGGTCACCTGGTCCATCTGGGTGACCGCCTGCGTTACCTGCTCAATGCCGCGGCTTTGTTCATCCGAAGCCGAGGCGATTTCCCCCATGATGTCGGTCACCCGGGTCACCGAACGCACGATGTCCTGCATGGTGGCGCCGGAGTTTTCCACCAGCACCGAGCCCTGCTTAACGCGGCTGACCGACTCGTCGATCAGGCCTTTAATCTCTTTTGCCGCCTGGGCGCTGCGGCTTGCCAGATTGCGCACCTCACCGGCCACCACCGCGAAGCCGCGGCCCTGTTCGCCGGCGCGCGCCGCTTCCACCGCCGCATTGAGCGCCAGAATATTGGTCTGGAAGGCGATGCCGTCGATCACGCTGGTGATGGCGCCGATCTTCTGCGAACTGTTGGCTATCTCGTGCATGGTGGTCACCACGTCGCCGGCCAGCGCGCCGCCCCTGGCGGCGGTGGCGGAGGCGTCGCGCGCCAGCTGGGACGCCTGGCGGGCGTTGTCGGCGTTTTGCTTCACCGTGGCGGTCAGCTGTTCCATGCTGGCGGCGGTTTCCTCCAGCGAAGCGGCCTGCTGCTCGGTGCGCGAAGAAAGATCGTTATTGCCTTCGGAAATCTCCTGCAGGCCGATCAGTATCGATTCCGCGCCGTCGCGCACCGCGCCGACGGTGCCGATCAGCGACTGCTGCATGCGCTGCAGGCCGGCGAACAGCTGGCTGATTTCGTTGCGGCCGTACACCTGGATCGGCGCGGCCAGATCGCCGGCGGCGATGCGGTCAAAATGGCTGCGCATGATGTTCAGCGGCTGCACCAGCATGGTTCGCAGCCACCACATGGCGCTGCCGGCGACCAGGATCAGCATCAGCACCGCGCCGGCCACCAGCCAGCCGGACAGCGTGAAGGAGAGCTGATTGGCGCCGTTGGCCTGGTTAACCTTGTCGTTCACCAGCTGCAGATACTGCACAAAATCGGCCTCGAACCGATCCTGGGTTTTCTGCGTCGGCTGATCCATAAACGCCTGCAGATTATCGTTCTCCAGGAAGCCGATCAGCTCGCGCAGCGCGCCGCGCAGGCGCTGATAGCTGGCCCGGGTGGCTGCGGTCAGCTGCAGTTCCTGCTCGCTGGTGCGCTCCACCGCCAGAAACTGATTGAAATAGAGGTCGGCTTTTTGCAGTGAACTGCGGGCATTGCCCATCAGCGCGTTCACCTGATCCTGCGGCAGCTTCAGCGCGGCGCGGGTGCCGGCGCGGTTCAGGGTGTTGCGCGCCTGCAGCAGCGACACCCAGCTCAGGCTGAGCGCATCGCGCTGCTGGCTGCCGAGGGTGATAAGGTTAAGGTTGTGGTTATCGGATCGAAAAGCGGTATAGGACAGGCCGCTGGTGGCCAACTGCATAACGCAAAAAGTCATCAACAACAGAAACAGACTGGTAGAGACGCGGATTCGGTTAAACACGGTGAACCTCCTTGCGGCCGGCCACAGGCCCGCCTACGTAGGGAAAGGGGCCTCTGCGCAAAAGAGAGGCCCAGTGCCGGTCAGAACGTTTCCCAGTTATCCTGCAGATCGCTGGCGTTCATTTTTTTATGATTGATTGCCGGGGTTAGCGCCGCCTTGCTGCCGGCGGGCGCTTTGAATTCCTCCTGCCCCTCCGCCCTCAGGCGGAACACCGCCACCGACTGGGTCAGCATGCTGGCCTGTTCTTCCAGCGCCGCCGCCGCCGAGGCGGACTCTTCCACCAGCGAGGCGTTCTGCTGGGTGACGCGGTCCATCTCCGCCACCGCCTGGCCGACCTGATCGATACCGCGGCTTTGTTCATCCGACGCCGAGGCGATTTCGCCCATGATGTCGGTAACGCGGGTGACCGCATTGACGATATCGCCCATGGTTTCACCGGCGCTTTCCACCAGCACCGATCCCATATCGACGCGGCTGACCGAGTCTTCGATCAGACCCTTGATCTCTTTCGCCGCCTGGGCGCTGCGCTGCGCCAGATTGCGCACTTCGCCGGCCACCACCGCGAAGCCGCGGCCCTGTTCGCCGGCGCGCGCCGCTTCCACCGCCGCATTCAGCGCCAGAATGTTGGTCTGGAAGGCGATGCCGTCGATCACCCCGGTGATGTCGGCGATTTTCTGCGAGCTGCCGGCGATGTCGTGCATGGTCTGCACCACGTTGGCCACCACCTTGCCGCCTTTCTGCGCGGTTTCGGAGGCGCTGAGCGCCAGCTGCGAAGCCTGGCGGGCGTTTTCGGCGTTCTGTTTCACCGTGGCGGTCAGCTGCTCCATGCTGGCGGCGGTTTCCTCCAGCGAGGCGGCCTGCTGCTCGGTGCGCGAGGAGAGATCGTTATTGCCGGCGGCGATTTCCGATGCGCCGCTGTAGATGGCGTCGGCGCCCTGGCGCACGCCGCTGACGGTTTCGATCAGCTCGTTCTGCATGTGCTTCAGGCTGGCGGCCAGCACGCCCATTTCGTTGCGGCTGGTGACCGCAATCGGCTGGGTCAGGTCACCGGCGGCAATCTGTTTGATGTGTTCGATCATGCGGTTCAGCGGGCGCACCAGAATGTGGTGAATGCCGGTCCACACCAGTACGATCGTCGCCAGCACCACCAGCAGCACCACTCCCAGCGTCCACAGGGCCGAGGTGAACGAGCGGTTGCTGTCTACGACCGCGCCCTGATACAGCTTGTCGTTCTGCGCCAGATAGGTGTTGTAGATATCCTCAAAACCGTCCTGGTAGCTTTGCGTCGGCTGGTCGAAGAAGGCGTTGATTTTGCCTTCGCCCAACAGTTGGATCAGCTCCGACAGCGCGCCGTGCAGAACGCCGTACTGCTGCTTGAGCTTTTCTGCCGATGGCGCATCCTGGCGCGGGTCGAGCGGGATTTTTTCGTAGGCGGCGTAATGCCGCTCCGCCACCGTCAGCATGCTTTTCGCCGAGGTCAGCAGATCGTTGACGCTGGCGCCGCTGCCGATTTTATTGGCGTCCATCATGTAACGGATACCGGCGCGGTTCAGCGTGTTGCGGGTCTGCAGCAGGTTGACCCAGCTTTCATTCAGCTCAGACTGCTGCTGCCGAATGGTCTGCAGCACGGCGAAGTTTTCTTTGTCATTCTTCAGCGAGGAGAAAAATAGCCCGCCTGAAACCAGCTGCAAGGCGCCAAATAACACCAGCACCAGCAACAGGCTGGTTAC
Proteins encoded in this region:
- a CDS encoding protein-glutamate methylesterase/protein-glutamine glutaminase: MNKIRVLCVDDSALMRQLMTEIVNGHADMEMVATAPDPLVARDLIKKFNPQVLTLDVEMPRMDGLDFLEKLMRLRPMPVVMVSSLTGKGSEITLRALELGAVDFVTKPQLGIREGMLAYSELIAERIRTAAKARLPQRSTSPAPAILSHAPLLSSEKLIAIGASTGGTEAIRQVLQPLPATSPALLITQHMPPGFTRSFAERLNKLCQITVKEAEDGERVLPGHAYIAPGDRHLELTRSGANYQVKLHDGPAVNRHRPSVDVLFRSVAQYAGRNAVGVILTGMGNDGAAGMLEMHRAGAYTLAQNEASCVVFGMPREAIAGGGVSEVVELERISQRMLAQIAGGQALRI
- the tsr gene encoding methyl-accepting chemotaxis protein, yielding MFNRMKVVTSLLLVLVLFGALQLVSGGLFFSSLKNDKENFAVLQTIRQQQSELNESWVNLLQTRNTLNRAGIRYMMDANKIGSGASVNDLLTSAKSMLTVAERHYAAYEKIPLDPRQDAPSAEKLKQQYGVLHGALSELIQLLGEGKINAFFDQPTQSYQDGFEDIYNTYLAQNDKLYQGAVVDSNRSFTSALWTLGVVLLVVLATIVLVWTGIHHILVRPLNRMIEHIKQIAAGDLTQPIAVTSRNEMGVLAASLKHMQNELIETVSGVRQGADAIYSGASEIAAGNNDLSSRTEQQAASLEETAASMEQLTATVKQNAENARQASQLALSASETAQKGGKVVANVVQTMHDIAGSSQKIADITGVIDGIAFQTNILALNAAVEAARAGEQGRGFAVVAGEVRNLAQRSAQAAKEIKGLIEDSVSRVDMGSVLVESAGETMGDIVNAVTRVTDIMGEIASASDEQSRGIDQVGQAVAEMDRVTQQNASLVEESASAAAALEEQASMLTQSVAVFRLRAEGQEEFKAPAGSKAALTPAINHKKMNASDLQDNWETF
- the cheR gene encoding protein-glutamate O-methyltransferase CheR, coding for MKQAPSTQNRDPASLPTQMVQRLPLSDVHFRRISQLIYQRAGIVLAEHKREMVYNRLVRRLRLLGLSDFGDYLALLESDPHSAEWQAFINALTTNLTAFFREAHHFPILAEHARSRPNGYSVWSTAASTGEEPYSIAITLSEALGQRATGCQVWASDIDTQVLEKAEAGVYRQEDLRTLTPAQMQRYFLRGTGPHQGLVRVRPDLAARVNFQPLNLLAPEWALPGQFDAIFCRNVMIYFDKATQERILRRFVPLLKPGGLMFAGHSENFSQISRDFYLRGQTVYGLTKER
- a CDS encoding methyl-accepting chemotaxis protein — protein: MFNRIRVSTSLFLLLMTFCVMQLATSGLSYTAFRSDNHNLNLITLGSQQRDALSLSWVSLLQARNTLNRAGTRAALKLPQDQVNALMGNARSSLQKADLYFNQFLAVERTSEQELQLTAATRASYQRLRGALRELIGFLENDNLQAFMDQPTQKTQDRFEADFVQYLQLVNDKVNQANGANQLSFTLSGWLVAGAVLMLILVAGSAMWWLRTMLVQPLNIMRSHFDRIAAGDLAAPIQVYGRNEISQLFAGLQRMQQSLIGTVGAVRDGAESILIGLQEISEGNNDLSSRTEQQAASLEETAASMEQLTATVKQNADNARQASQLARDASATAARGGALAGDVVTTMHEIANSSQKIGAITSVIDGIAFQTNILALNAAVEAARAGEQGRGFAVVAGEVRNLASRSAQAAKEIKGLIDESVSRVKQGSVLVENSGATMQDIVRSVTRVTDIMGEIASASDEQSRGIEQVTQAVTQMDQVTQQNAALVEEAASAAAALEDQAITLADAVSVFRLADDNVAAPGNSHDAVSPAVKEAPDCQSA